TCTCTCCCTTCAGGGCATAGATGTCGGCGCTGTTGGCATTGATAGCCAGGGCCTTGTTCAGATGCTTGGCGGCCTCGGCCATGTTGTACTTCTCGGCGAAGAGTTGCGCCATGGCAAGCTCCGCTTGCCAGTAGTTGGGATCACGCTTGAGAACATCGGGATAAAGGTCGTTGACCAGGAACTGAAACTGGCCGCTGTTGCGTGTCCAGCGGGCGTACTGTGATGCGGCCTGGCCGATGTAATAGAGATCTTCGGCCGAGTCGAAGTTGTCCTGCTCGTTGTAGTAGTCGACGAACCACTCGTAACCGGCCTGGGCCGATTCAAGATCGCCTTGCACGCGAGCAAGCTCGGCGCGAAGCCAACGGGCCAGTGTTTGCGAATCATCCAGGGCGAGTGAACGTTTCACGGCCTCGTCAGCTTCTTTCCATTGGCCCCGCTCGAACTGCAGTCGGGCGACTTCGGCCAGAAGTGCGGCAGTGGGCTGGTTGTCTTTCGCGAAGGAGGTAATCGCAGCGAGGGCTTCGTCTCGTTTCCCTTGCGAGTCGAGACTACGGGAAAGCAGAATGACCGATTTGACATCGGTGGGCGATTCGCCGATCTGCGCGACAACCTCCGCATAGCGTCCTTGCTGAAGGTTGGTACGAAGTGTCTGCACGTCGGCAGCGATCGCGAAGCCAAAAGTCGAGAGTGCAAACGTGAAAGCCAGTAGTGCGATGGCGGCGTGGCGGGTCGTCAAGCGAATGGGCTCCTCCCCTCCCCTGCCCTGTCCGGCGAAGAGGGAAAATTTTAGAATGCAGTGTCGACTTTATTCTAGCTGTACGCGTCTTCCAGGGCGAAAGTTTTCGCCCAGATCACGAGTTTGACCCCATGTCTGAGTTTCATACCGTCGCAAAAGTTGGTGATATCCCCGAAGGCCAAGGTCAGGCTTTTAACGTCGGGGGGCGTACCGTCGCCGTGTTTAACACCAAAGAAGGTTACCAGGCGATCGATGACTTCTGCCCACACATGGGGGCATCGCTCGCTTCGGGGCCACTGGAAGACGGTGTGGTTGTCTGTCCGTGGCATGCGTGGGGTTTTCAACTGTGCGATGGTGCCTGGCTCGATAATCCGAAGATCAAGGTCGACTGCTTCGAGGTCCGCGTGGTCGACGACGAGATCCAGGTCCGCGTTAATGAAAAGACCAACTAGCCGTCAATCTCGGCCATAACTTCCTCGGAAATGTTGAAGTTCGCCGAGACACCTTGGACGTCGTCGTGGTCGTCGAGGGCGGACATCAACTGCATCAGCTTCCGGGCATCGTTTCCATCGACATCAACGTAATCTTTCGGGAGCCTTGTGACGCCGGAGCTGTCGATTTCAATGCCCGCTTTCTCTAGGGCTTCCTGCACGTCCGAGTAAACTTCCGGTGGGCAGGTAATCGTGAATTGCTCTGCTTCTCGCTGGATGTCATCGGCCCCAGCTTCGAGCGTGATCTCCATCAACTGTTCTTCGCTCAATTGATCGAGTGGAAGGTGGAAGACTCCTTTGCGATCGAAGTTCCACGCGACACAGCCGCTCGCTCCCAGGTTGCCGCCGTTGGTATCGAACAGCTTCCGCAATTCCGGTGCGGTTCGGTTGCGATTGTCGGTTAGCGTGTCGACCAGTACGGCGACACCACATGGGCCGTAGCCTTCGTAGAGGATCTCTTCGTAGGCATCTCCCTTCGATTCGCCAGTTCCTTTTTTGATGGCGCGATCGATGGTGTCATTCGGCATGCGGGCACTCTTGGCATCGGAAATCGCCAGGCGTAATCGCGGGTTAGATCCGGGATCGCCGCCACCCATCTGAGCTGCGACCGTAATCGCCTTCGAGCACTTGTTCCAGATCTTGCCCCGTTTGTTATCGACTGCGGCCTTCTTGCGTTTGATGTTGGCCCAGTGGGAATGTCCTGCCATCGTCTACAATCTCATCGAAATTTGCATGCCGCCTTGGGGCAACGGGGTGAAAAAGGAAGGGGAACTTAATAGACCGTTAGGTGTTTGTTTTCAGCTTCGACTCAACCTGCGAGAGAATCTTGGCGTCGTCTTCGTCTTGCAGGACATGGGTTGCCTGCTTCCAGCTGGCCAGTGCTTTTTCCTTCTGACCCAAAGCAAGATAAGCGTCGCCCAGGTGATCGAGCACGGTACCGTCTTTGCCGTCGGCGAGCTTCGCGGCATGCTCAAGGGTAGCGACCGCTTCTTCGTACTGCCCCAGGCGGAAATGGGCCCAACCGAGACTATCGAGATAGGCGTAATTGTCTGGCTCGTTGGTGACCGCTTTCTGGATCATGGAGAAGCCTCGTCCCAAGTTCTCTTCATGGTCGATCCATAAATAGCCCAGGTCGTTCATCGCGCCGGTGTCGTCCGGGAATTCGTCGAGTACCTGTTCCAGCCATTCGGTTGCCTGGGGCAAGTCGTCTTTCTGTCCGGCAATCGCGGAAAGCAAACGCTTCGCATCGCGAATTACCTGGCGAGTCTGCTGGTTTTCATAGTCATCGGCAAACTTGTCGAGCAGGGTCTGGTATTCCTTCACTGCTTCTTCCGTCCGGCCAGCATGATACAGGGTCCATGGGATGCGGCTGCGCAGCAGAGCCGATTCCTCGTCCAACAACGCGGCCCGCTTGGCGGTTCTTAGTGCGTCGGACGTTTTATCCTGCATCTCAAGCGTGGTGGCCAGGTAGAAATAGAACAGCGACGTTTGAGACTTGGGCAGCCCCAATTTGATGGCCGAGCGAAAGGCCTGTTCGGCAACCGCTTCCTGCTCGTCCCGGAATGCTTGGAGTCCGAATTGCATGAGAAAACGAGCTTCCTCCTGATTGTCGAGATCAGGGAAAGCGGATTCCGCCCAGGTCCAGGCCGTGTCCCCTTGGGAGGCCAATTGATAGAGGCGGCTAACCCCAATTCGCTCGTTCAACGGGCGATGGGCAGGTGTCAGCGACTTCAAGTGGGCCGTGAGTGAATCCCACTGTTTATCGTCAGCAATTAGTTTTTCCAGCGGCTGACTGATTGTATCGAGGTTGTAGTTTCCATCGAGCGATGTTGCCAGAAGGGATACCAGTGCCGGCCAATCGGACTTCGCGATGTAGGCCTGGCAGAGGAGGTTCAGTGCATCGGCGTCGGTCTCATCTTCGATCAAAGGTGCCGACATGGCGATCACATTGTCCCAATCGTTCTGCTCGGCGTAGAGCTGGGCCAGGAAGTAGGCCAAGGGTGCGTAGTCAGACGAACTGTCGTGCAGCTTTCGTAGACGCTCGAGGACTTCTTGCTGGGCGGCCTCGGGACTATCGGCCAGATGCTTTCGAACTTGTAGAAGTAGCAGGTACGGTTCTTGGCCGGCAACGCGATGATCGGCGGCTAGGTACTTATCTAGTTTAACCTGTGCAGCATTCCAGTCTTTACGTGCCGCGAGAACTTTGGCCTCGTGAATCAGGTGCATTTCCGGGCTGGGAGAGATCTCTTCGGCTTTGGCGAACATCTTGACTGCGTTGTCGGGCTGATCGGCCTCCAGGTAAACGTCTCCCAGCTTTTCAAACGTCGAGCGAAGCCCTCCGCTGGTGAACTGCTCGACGACTCCGTCGAGTTCAAACTTGTCAGGCTCGCTGATCATCTTGGCGACTTCGCTGGCATGTCTAGCCGCCATCTTAGGTTCGTCGTGCGACTGATAAATGCTAAGCAAACGGAAATGGATACCCAGTGCCTGGGTATGGGCTCCTTCCTTCTTCAGCAGAGCGAGTGCCCGTTCGTACAGTTGAATGGCTCGCTCGGTCTGGCCATCTTCCAGGCAGTATTGGGCCACACGCTGCAGCGCGTCGGTCGTCATCGTCATTTGATTTTCTGCC
The sequence above is drawn from the Blastopirellula marina genome and encodes:
- a CDS encoding Rieske (2Fe-2S) protein; the protein is MSEFHTVAKVGDIPEGQGQAFNVGGRTVAVFNTKEGYQAIDDFCPHMGASLASGPLEDGVVVCPWHAWGFQLCDGAWLDNPKIKVDCFEVRVVDDEIQVRVNEKTN
- a CDS encoding YebC/PmpR family DNA-binding transcriptional regulator; amino-acid sequence: MAGHSHWANIKRKKAAVDNKRGKIWNKCSKAITVAAQMGGGDPGSNPRLRLAISDAKSARMPNDTIDRAIKKGTGESKGDAYEEILYEGYGPCGVAVLVDTLTDNRNRTAPELRKLFDTNGGNLGASGCVAWNFDRKGVFHLPLDQLSEEQLMEITLEAGADDIQREAEQFTITCPPEVYSDVQEALEKAGIEIDSSGVTRLPKDYVDVDGNDARKLMQLMSALDDHDDVQGVSANFNISEEVMAEIDG
- a CDS encoding tetratricopeptide repeat protein; translation: MFSLLAALVLSSVFHTSLLAAENSSATESVATNQGKDELPFDQIPDPFVEKTPRNESAENRLRLTTLLTKARLQDHRGDVAGALETYQRAYRLSPGSATILQEIVRLGFLLQRNEIASRYAILLAENQMTMTTDALQRVAQYCLEDGQTERAIQLYERALALLKKEGAHTQALGIHFRLLSIYQSHDEPKMAARHASEVAKMISEPDKFELDGVVEQFTSGGLRSTFEKLGDVYLEADQPDNAVKMFAKAEEISPSPEMHLIHEAKVLAARKDWNAAQVKLDKYLAADHRVAGQEPYLLLLQVRKHLADSPEAAQQEVLERLRKLHDSSSDYAPLAYFLAQLYAEQNDWDNVIAMSAPLIEDETDADALNLLCQAYIAKSDWPALVSLLATSLDGNYNLDTISQPLEKLIADDKQWDSLTAHLKSLTPAHRPLNERIGVSRLYQLASQGDTAWTWAESAFPDLDNQEEARFLMQFGLQAFRDEQEAVAEQAFRSAIKLGLPKSQTSLFYFYLATTLEMQDKTSDALRTAKRAALLDEESALLRSRIPWTLYHAGRTEEAVKEYQTLLDKFADDYENQQTRQVIRDAKRLLSAIAGQKDDLPQATEWLEQVLDEFPDDTGAMNDLGYLWIDHEENLGRGFSMIQKAVTNEPDNYAYLDSLGWAHFRLGQYEEAVATLEHAAKLADGKDGTVLDHLGDAYLALGQKEKALASWKQATHVLQDEDDAKILSQVESKLKTNT